One genomic region from Osmerus eperlanus chromosome 6, fOsmEpe2.1, whole genome shotgun sequence encodes:
- the mypn gene encoding myopalladin isoform X4, translating to MTENKVDQPTSVSQLLRESYLAEARAHQRHSEMSRSDSSSSRHLVYGPLKGKAEDSVGHEDPQLPDLSAFLSQEELDKSVNLARQAIGHESYQEKAEVKSLTASATNSSTCTATSSATSPLTAPPSTPLAAHSTPFAAPSSIPFTIPSVLPTTQLAPERKEHPLTHSTLSAERQTQQPPMQDSMMRNNKAPKEGFQDFNVSARNTPYGPETQSKKEFLNKAADFIEELSSLFKANSSKRIRPRTCKAHRSRHQNKSHSEGAVFALNTEDRERPILPQEMERPAPAFGCQPENQMDPAEFDHASPGELSMQDCRTTEDQYESGGTEVEETESPVLAENTYRAEPVCEPPCFIQKLKSREVAEGIKVQLDCIVRGLPMPEVRWFCEGKELENSPDIQIINNGELHSLIIAEAFEEDTGRYSCFASNFYGTDSTSAEIYIEGASSTDSEGEQRFEHTAQLKSKTAQLAPFVPVVANTGVSVDVEDHASENPEEYQQEVPSKPSGLMTTSSLPLQTTTTVIPVLEVPPAIPDQESFALADTPEVTAPVQEVPTLSSVDTESTLAQDKPRPLAALATSILLPVLTATTLPLTQVVSSALPIQVAPTQTTPPESQNSNEIHLQELNVRPIMAAPVFTKSLQDLLSLEGQLVVLECRVKGVPSPKVSWYRDGIALEDSPDFRILQKKPRSMAESEEICTLVISEVFPEDSGTFTCTASNKYGTVSSIASLRVKGNGNNSNHVQASQLAEPSLSELPKPQSESSMSIKPHSSTIRLDPLSSSSLRLDPLSTSTLRLDPHRSSVLRQDPLSTSLPSLDPLNLSTLHQDLPGSTMVRPDAQKTHEGASFYKPFTSPLMTESQSSSFKNGQEDSRPKAAIVGSSKGEGTVNHQNVNPTVVPLPDPPTSSCLKSGVLVNHKEPRSGSRVGLRVHFKLPEDEEDEDSDASNSLSNEDMDQASANKEPPPVLAKPKLDPVQLQLLHNQVLMEQQQEGEPSNQKEASNWPAKAHHHPHPQSKSQVQPLPQAEPQSQIQVKLTTQPQPQPHVQPQPLVQHQPQPQFQPQPQPQFQPQPQPQPQFQAQFQPQFQPQSQPQPQPTTQLQPQPQFRPQSPFQPKSQSEPSLHPPPIPTFMQTSNAPLFTTAPTSSLTSIPVTRLHTTAAPLVSTMPAPLQSITFAPHLNSAPAPPKSTLPSPPLLKTAPLVTSPPPAPQLTTTPAHYMNTTHTHPLSVAAVTQMTTIHASHLNLAPSSLPRTLPTTPQFSSPSTPHLSTAPAASLSSIPASLNKVPTSLQDTSPYPMLRSTHASLMNLAPTSQSFNYARPKEFIAAQSLSPVRSPPPTESPVPLLHELAAELLSSTAKSPTSTPFSPPPRVFPIRVLKSPTSPTSPLSFMSSPTLVPAAFLNSVFALRSQSPPQASSPTSSSSTPSPIQNPVAFLSSVLPSLHTSQPTNSMGLPRSAPAGPPQGILKKVPRTRLLSNDEIRDSRESLFQDIEKKLQFKDEATRFVQQKPTNEGKTASRPFGPNIPATVFNYDEEYKVSNFEHRLMSEIEFRLERTPVEESDDEVQHDEIPTGKCIAPIFDKKLKNFRAMEGVPVTFSCKVVGIPIPKVYWFKDGKQILSKNDHFKKIREGDGTCALHIETTINDDDGNYTVMAANPQGRISCSGHLIVQTGPVRNRLTPMIHSQR from the exons ATGACTGAGAACAAAGTGGACCAGCCAACTTCAGTATCTCAGCTCTTAAGAGAGAGCTACCTGGCAGAAGCACGAGCACACCAAAGACACAGCGAGATGAGTCGCTcggactcctcctcctcgcggCACCTCGTCTATGGGCCTCTCAAAGGCAAGGCTGAGGATTCAGTGGGGCACGAAGACCCCCAGCTCCCAGACCTCTCAGCCTTCCTGAGTCAGGAGGAGCTGGATAAAAGTGTCAACCTGGCTCGCCAGGCCATCGGACATGAGTCCTATCAGGAGAAGGCAGAGGTCAAGTCCCTCACCGCCTCTGCCACCAACTCCTCCACCTGCACTGCCACTTCCTCTGCCACCTCCCCTTTAAccgctcccccctccactcctcttgcTGCCCACTCCACCCCCTTTGCTGCCCCTTCTTCCATCCCCTTTACTATCCCCTCAGTCTTGCCAACCACACAGTTAGCCCCAGAAAGAAAAGAGCATCCACTGACACACTCCACATtgtcagcagagagacagacacaacagCCCCCAATGCAGGACAGTATGATGAGGAATAACAAGGCCCCCAAGGAGGGCTTTCAAGACTTCAACGTGTCAGCCAGGAACACACCTTACGGCCCGGAGACACAGTCCAAAAAGGAGTTCCTCAACAAGGCTGCAGACTTCATTGAAGAGCTCTCGTCTCTCTTCAAGGCCAACAGCTCCAAGAGGATACGGCCGAGAACGTGCAAGGCCCACAGGAGTAGGCATCAGAACAAGAGCCATTCGGAAGGGGCTGTGTTCGCCCTCAAcacagaggacagggagagacctATTCTACCTCAAGAGATGGAGAGGCCTGCTCCTGCCTTTGGCTGCCAGCCTGAGAACCAGATGGACCCAGCTGAGTTTGATCATGCATCACCCGGGGAGCTCTCCATGCAGGACTGCAGGACTACAGAGGATCAGTATGAGTCTGGGGGGACGGAGGTGGAGGAGACCGAGAGCCCTGTCCTTGCAGAGAACACCTACAGAGCAGAGCCTGTCTGCGAGCCTCCTTGCTTCATCCAAAAACTGAAAAGCAGGGAAGTTGCAGAAGGCATCAAGGTCCAGTTGGACTGCATCGTAAGGGGACTTCCCATGCCTGAAGTCCG ATGGTTTTGTGAGGGGAAGGAGCTGGAGAACAGCCCGGACATTCAGATCATCAACAACGGCGAGCTACACTCTCTGATCATTGCAGAGGCGTTTGAGGAAGACACTGGGCGTTACTCCTGCTTCGCCTCAAACTTCTACGGCACAGACTCCACCTCAGCAGAGATATACATAGAAG GAGCCTCCTCCACAGACTCTGAAGGGGAACAACgttttgaacacacagcaca ACTGAAGAGCAAAACAGCCCAACTGGCCCCATTTGTACCTGTGGTGGCCAATACAGGGGTGTCTGTTGATGTGGAAGACCACGCCTCAGAGAACCCTGAGGAGTATCAACAGGAAGTCCCCTCAAAGCCATCTGGTCTCATGACCACATCCTCTCTACCTCTTCAGACAACAACCACTGTGATTCCTGTTCTGGAGGTACCACCTGCAATACCTGATCAGGAGAGCTTTGCACTGGCAGACACCCCGGAAGTGACAGCACCTGTCCAGGAGGTTCCGACGCTGTCATCTGTAGATACAGAATCTACACTCGCACAGGACAAGCCGAGACCTTTAGCTGCTTTGGCAACGTCCATACTGCTACCTGTGCTTACTGCTACAACTCTACCACTGACCCAGGTGGTCTCCTCTGCACTGCCCATCCAAGTGGCTCCCACACAAACAACTCCCCCTGAG AGTCAGAATTCCAACGAGATTCACCTTCAAGAATTAAACGTGAGACCTATCATGGCTGCTCCTGTATTCACAAAG TCTCTGCAGGACCTGTTATCGTTGGAGGGCCAGCTGGTGGTGCTAGAGTGCCGTGTAAAGGGGGTGCCCTCCCCCAAAGTCAGCTGGTACAGAGATGGAATTGCTCTAGAAGACTCCCCTGACTTCAGAATCTTACAAAAGA AGCCTAGATCTATGGCAGAATCAG AGGAGATATGCACTTTGGTCATTTCTGAAGTTTTCCCTGAAGATTCTGGAACATTTACTTGCACTGCAAGCAACAAGTATGGAACTGTATCCAGTATTGCTTCACTGAGGGTAAAAG GCAATGGCAATAACAGCAATCATGTGCAAGCCAGTCAACTCGCAGAGCCTTCACTATCTGAACTCCCCAAACCTCAGTCTGAGAGCTCTATGAGCATCAAGCCACACTCCAGCACCATCCGCTTGGACCCTCTCAGCTCCAGTAGCCTACGCCTGGACCCTCTGAGCACCAGTACCCTGCGTCTAGACCCTCACCGCTCCAGCGTGCTGCGCCAGGACCCTCTCAGCACCAGTCTCCCCAGCCTGGACCCCCTTAACCTCAGCACCCTCCACCAAGACCTGCCAGGCTCCACGATGGTGCGTCCAGACGCCCAAAAGACTCATGAGGGGGCCTCGTTTTACAAACCCTTCACAAGCCCACTGATGACCGAGTCCCAAAGCAGTAGCTTTAAAAATGGTCAGGAAGATTCTAGACCTAAGGCAGCCATTGTTGGGTCATCTAAAGGGGAGGGGACAGTCAACCACCAGAATGTGAACCCCACTGTTGTGCCGCTGCCGGACCCCCCAACCTCATCCTGCCTGAAGTCTGGGGTCCTGGTAAACCACAAAGAGCCTCGGTCCGGCTCCAGGGTGGGACTACGTGTTCACTTTAAACTgccagaggatgaggaggatgaggatagTGACGCATCCAACAGCCTATCAAATGAGGATATGGATCAGGCATCAGCCAACAAAGAACCACCACCAGTACTGGCCAAACCAAAGCT GGACCcagtccagctccagctcctccacaaccaGGTCCTGATGGAGCAGCAACAGGAGGGTGAACCCTCGAACCAGAAGGAGGCCTCGAACTGGCCAGCAAAggcacaccaccacccccacccacaatcAAAGTCCCAGGTTCAGCCTCTGCCCCAAGCAGAACCCCAGTCTCAGATCCAGGTCAAATTGacaacccagccccagcctcagccccatgTCCAACCTCAGCCCCTTgtccagcaccagccccagccccagttccagcctcaacctcagccccagttccagccccagccccagccgcaGCCCCAGTTCCAGGCCCAATTCCAGCCCCAGTTCCAGCCTcagtctcagccccagcctcagcccacaacacagctccagccccaaccccagttcCGGCCTCAGTCCCCATTTCAGCCTAAATCCCAGTCGGAACCAAGCCTACATCCCCCACCCATCCCCACATTCATGCAAACATCTAATGCACCTTTATTTACCACAGCCCCCACATCTTCACTGACCTCCATTCCTGTGACCAGACTACACACCACCGCTGCACCGCTAGTGAGCACTATGCCTGCACCACTTCAAAGCATCACATTTGCACCTCACTTGAACTCCGCCCCTGCTCCACCTAAGAGCACCCTGCCATCCCCACCCCTTCTGAAAACAGCTCCTCTCGTGacgtcccctccccctgcccctcaacTGACAACAACTCCTGCACACTacatgaacacaacacacacacaccccttgagTGTGGCAGCTGTTACCCAGATGACCACAATTCACGCATCTCATCTGAATCTAGCCCCTTCGTCCCTGCCTAGGACCCTACCCACCACCCCCCAGTTtagctccccctccaccccacatctGAGCACAGCCCCCGCAGCATCACTCAGCTCCATCCCTGCTTCTCTTAACAAAGTCCCCACCTCCCTTCAGGATACCTCCCCCTATCCCATGCTGAGAAGCACCCATGCTTCCCTAATGAACTTGGCCCCCACATCCCAGAGCTTCAACTACGCTAGGCCCAAGGAGTTCATCGCTGCCCAGAGCCTCTCTCCAGTCAGGAGTCCCCCTCCGACAGAGtcccctgttcccctgctcCATGAGCTTGCCGCTGAGCTCCTATCCTCCACAGCCAagtcccccacctccactcccttctcccccccgccCAGGGTCTTCCCCATCAGGGTGCTGAAgtcccccaccagccccaccagccccctcAGCTTCATGTCCTCTCCCACCCTGGTACCCGCAGCCTTCCTCAACTCTGTATTTGCTCTACGGTCACAGTCGCCCCCCCAGgcctcttcccccacctccagcagctccacccccagccccattcAGAACCCCGTAGCCTTCCTCAGTTCCGTCTTGCCCTCCCTGCACACTTCACAACCCACCAACTCCATGGGCCTGCCCAGAAGCGCTCCAGCAGG GCCTCCTCAAGGCATACTGAAGAAGGTGCCCAGGACTCGTTTATTGTCAAACGATGAAATTCGAGACAGCAGAGAGTCCCTCTTTCAAGATATAGAGAAAAAGCTTCAGTTCAAAGATGAAGCCACGCGTTTTGTACAACAG AAGCCGACTAATGAGGGGAAAACAGCAAGCAGACCCTTTGGACCAAACATTCCCGCTACTGTCTTTAACTATGATGAG GAGTACAAAGTGTCCAACTTTGAGCATAGACTGATGAGTGAGATAGAGTTCCGTCTGGAGCGTACgccagtggaggagtcagacgACGAGGTGCAACACGATGAGATCCCCACAGGGAAGTGCATCGCCCCCATATTTGACAAGAAGCTGAAGAACTTTAGGGCCATGGAGGGTGTCCCAGTCACGTTCTCATGTAAAGTCGTTGGCATCCCCATACCTAAG GTTTATTGGTTCAAGGACGGAAAGCAGATCCTGAGTAAAAATGATCACTTTAAGAAGatcagagagggggatggaaccTGTGCCCTCCACATAGAGACCACCATCAATGATGACGACGGCAACTACACTGTCATGGCAGCTAACCCCCAG GGACGAATCAGCTGTTCCGGTCACTTGATCGTCCAAACGGGTCCCGTACGAAACCGTCTGACACCCATGATTCACTCTCAGAGGTGA
- the mypn gene encoding myopalladin isoform X3, with product MTENKVDQPTSVSQLLRESYLAEARAHQRHSEMSRSDSSSSRHLVYGPLKGKAEDSVGHEDPQLPDLSAFLSQEELDKSVNLARQAIGHESYQEKAEVKSLTASATNSSTCTATSSATSPLTAPPSTPLAAHSTPFAAPSSIPFTIPSVLPTTQLAPERKEHPLTHSTLSAERQTQQPPMQDSMMRNNKAPKEGFQDFNVSARNTPYGPETQSKKEFLNKAADFIEELSSLFKANSSKRIRPRTCKAHRSRHQNKSHSEGAVFALNTEDRERPILPQEMERPAPAFGCQPENQMDPAEFDHASPGELSMQDCRTTEDQYESGGTEVEETESPVLAENTYRAEPVCEPPCFIQKLKSREVAEGIKVQLDCIVRGLPMPEVRWFCEGKELENSPDIQIINNGELHSLIIAEAFEEDTGRYSCFASNFYGTDSTSAEIYIEGASSTDSEGEQRFEHTAQLKSKTAQLAPFVPVVANTGVSVDVEDHASENPEEYQQEVPSKPSGLMTTSSLPLQTTTTVIPVLEVPPAIPDQESFALADTPEVTAPVQEVPTLSSVDTESTLAQDKPRPLAALATSILLPVLTATTLPLTQVVSSALPIQVAPTQTTPPESQNSNEIHLQELNVRPIMAAPVFTKSLQDLLSLEGQLVVLECRVKGVPSPKVSWYRDGIALEDSPDFRILQKKPRSMAESEEICTLVISEVFPEDSGTFTCTASNKYGTVSSIASLRVKGNGNNSNHVQASQLAEPSLSELPKPQSESSMSIKPHSSTIRLDPLSSSSLRLDPLSTSTLRLDPHRSSVLRQDPLSTSLPSLDPLNLSTLHQDLPGSTMVRPDAQKTHEGASFYKPFTSPLMTESQSSSFKNGQEDSRPKAAIVGSSKGEGTVNHQNVNPTVVPLPDPPTSSCLKSGVLVNHKEPRSGSRVGLRVHFKLPEDEEDEDSDASNSLSNEDMDQASANKEPPPVLAKPKLDPVQLQLLHNQVLMEQQQEGEPSNQKEASNWPAKAHHHPHPQSKSQVQPLPQAEPQSQIQVKLTTQPQPQPHVQPQPLVQHQPQPQFQPQPQPQFQPQPQPQPQFQAQFQPQFQPQSQPQPQPTTQLQPQPQFRPQSPFQPKSQSEPSLHPPPIPTFMQTSNAPLFTTAPTSSLTSIPVTRLHTTAAPLVSTMPAPLQSITFAPHLNSAPAPPKSTLPSPPLLKTAPLVTSPPPAPQLTTTPAHYMNTTHTHPLSVAAVTQMTTIHASHLNLAPSSLPRTLPTTPQFSSPSTPHLSTAPAASLSSIPASLNKVPTSLQDTSPYPMLRSTHASLMNLAPTSQSFNYARPKEFIAAQSLSPVRSPPPTESPVPLLHELAAELLSSTAKSPTSTPFSPPPRVFPIRVLKSPTSPTSPLSFMSSPTLVPAAFLNSVFALRSQSPPQASSPTSSSSTPSPIQNPVAFLSSVLPSLHTSQPTNSMGLPRSAPAGPPQGILKKVPRTRLLSNDEIRDSRESLFQDIEKKLQFKDEATRFVQQKPTNEGKTASRPFGPNIPATVFNYDEEYKVSNFEHRLMSEIEFRLERTPVEESDDEVQHDEIPTGKCIAPIFDKKLKNFRAMEGVPVTFSCKVVGIPIPKVYWFKDGKQILSKNDHFKKIREGDGTCALHIETTINDDDGNYTVMAANPQGRISCSGHLIVQTGPVRNRLTPMIHSQRVRARVQEVEEGEQTQERFFRPHFLQAPGDMLAHEGKLCRLDCKVSGLPNPELMWLINGRPIYPDFYHRMLVRENGVHSLVMDPLTQNDAGTYTCIASNKAGQSSFCLELKVVEKEMKQPPQFVEKLQNTGIPEGTPVRLECRVVGLPPPVIFWKKDNDSIPSTKDRVNMHQDATGYVCLLIQPTRKEDAGWYTVSAKNEAGIVSCTARLDIYGKFYPSGTSRSQCS from the exons ATGACTGAGAACAAAGTGGACCAGCCAACTTCAGTATCTCAGCTCTTAAGAGAGAGCTACCTGGCAGAAGCACGAGCACACCAAAGACACAGCGAGATGAGTCGCTcggactcctcctcctcgcggCACCTCGTCTATGGGCCTCTCAAAGGCAAGGCTGAGGATTCAGTGGGGCACGAAGACCCCCAGCTCCCAGACCTCTCAGCCTTCCTGAGTCAGGAGGAGCTGGATAAAAGTGTCAACCTGGCTCGCCAGGCCATCGGACATGAGTCCTATCAGGAGAAGGCAGAGGTCAAGTCCCTCACCGCCTCTGCCACCAACTCCTCCACCTGCACTGCCACTTCCTCTGCCACCTCCCCTTTAAccgctcccccctccactcctcttgcTGCCCACTCCACCCCCTTTGCTGCCCCTTCTTCCATCCCCTTTACTATCCCCTCAGTCTTGCCAACCACACAGTTAGCCCCAGAAAGAAAAGAGCATCCACTGACACACTCCACATtgtcagcagagagacagacacaacagCCCCCAATGCAGGACAGTATGATGAGGAATAACAAGGCCCCCAAGGAGGGCTTTCAAGACTTCAACGTGTCAGCCAGGAACACACCTTACGGCCCGGAGACACAGTCCAAAAAGGAGTTCCTCAACAAGGCTGCAGACTTCATTGAAGAGCTCTCGTCTCTCTTCAAGGCCAACAGCTCCAAGAGGATACGGCCGAGAACGTGCAAGGCCCACAGGAGTAGGCATCAGAACAAGAGCCATTCGGAAGGGGCTGTGTTCGCCCTCAAcacagaggacagggagagacctATTCTACCTCAAGAGATGGAGAGGCCTGCTCCTGCCTTTGGCTGCCAGCCTGAGAACCAGATGGACCCAGCTGAGTTTGATCATGCATCACCCGGGGAGCTCTCCATGCAGGACTGCAGGACTACAGAGGATCAGTATGAGTCTGGGGGGACGGAGGTGGAGGAGACCGAGAGCCCTGTCCTTGCAGAGAACACCTACAGAGCAGAGCCTGTCTGCGAGCCTCCTTGCTTCATCCAAAAACTGAAAAGCAGGGAAGTTGCAGAAGGCATCAAGGTCCAGTTGGACTGCATCGTAAGGGGACTTCCCATGCCTGAAGTCCG ATGGTTTTGTGAGGGGAAGGAGCTGGAGAACAGCCCGGACATTCAGATCATCAACAACGGCGAGCTACACTCTCTGATCATTGCAGAGGCGTTTGAGGAAGACACTGGGCGTTACTCCTGCTTCGCCTCAAACTTCTACGGCACAGACTCCACCTCAGCAGAGATATACATAGAAG GAGCCTCCTCCACAGACTCTGAAGGGGAACAACgttttgaacacacagcaca ACTGAAGAGCAAAACAGCCCAACTGGCCCCATTTGTACCTGTGGTGGCCAATACAGGGGTGTCTGTTGATGTGGAAGACCACGCCTCAGAGAACCCTGAGGAGTATCAACAGGAAGTCCCCTCAAAGCCATCTGGTCTCATGACCACATCCTCTCTACCTCTTCAGACAACAACCACTGTGATTCCTGTTCTGGAGGTACCACCTGCAATACCTGATCAGGAGAGCTTTGCACTGGCAGACACCCCGGAAGTGACAGCACCTGTCCAGGAGGTTCCGACGCTGTCATCTGTAGATACAGAATCTACACTCGCACAGGACAAGCCGAGACCTTTAGCTGCTTTGGCAACGTCCATACTGCTACCTGTGCTTACTGCTACAACTCTACCACTGACCCAGGTGGTCTCCTCTGCACTGCCCATCCAAGTGGCTCCCACACAAACAACTCCCCCTGAG AGTCAGAATTCCAACGAGATTCACCTTCAAGAATTAAACGTGAGACCTATCATGGCTGCTCCTGTATTCACAAAG TCTCTGCAGGACCTGTTATCGTTGGAGGGCCAGCTGGTGGTGCTAGAGTGCCGTGTAAAGGGGGTGCCCTCCCCCAAAGTCAGCTGGTACAGAGATGGAATTGCTCTAGAAGACTCCCCTGACTTCAGAATCTTACAAAAGA AGCCTAGATCTATGGCAGAATCAG AGGAGATATGCACTTTGGTCATTTCTGAAGTTTTCCCTGAAGATTCTGGAACATTTACTTGCACTGCAAGCAACAAGTATGGAACTGTATCCAGTATTGCTTCACTGAGGGTAAAAG GCAATGGCAATAACAGCAATCATGTGCAAGCCAGTCAACTCGCAGAGCCTTCACTATCTGAACTCCCCAAACCTCAGTCTGAGAGCTCTATGAGCATCAAGCCACACTCCAGCACCATCCGCTTGGACCCTCTCAGCTCCAGTAGCCTACGCCTGGACCCTCTGAGCACCAGTACCCTGCGTCTAGACCCTCACCGCTCCAGCGTGCTGCGCCAGGACCCTCTCAGCACCAGTCTCCCCAGCCTGGACCCCCTTAACCTCAGCACCCTCCACCAAGACCTGCCAGGCTCCACGATGGTGCGTCCAGACGCCCAAAAGACTCATGAGGGGGCCTCGTTTTACAAACCCTTCACAAGCCCACTGATGACCGAGTCCCAAAGCAGTAGCTTTAAAAATGGTCAGGAAGATTCTAGACCTAAGGCAGCCATTGTTGGGTCATCTAAAGGGGAGGGGACAGTCAACCACCAGAATGTGAACCCCACTGTTGTGCCGCTGCCGGACCCCCCAACCTCATCCTGCCTGAAGTCTGGGGTCCTGGTAAACCACAAAGAGCCTCGGTCCGGCTCCAGGGTGGGACTACGTGTTCACTTTAAACTgccagaggatgaggaggatgaggatagTGACGCATCCAACAGCCTATCAAATGAGGATATGGATCAGGCATCAGCCAACAAAGAACCACCACCAGTACTGGCCAAACCAAAGCT GGACCcagtccagctccagctcctccacaaccaGGTCCTGATGGAGCAGCAACAGGAGGGTGAACCCTCGAACCAGAAGGAGGCCTCGAACTGGCCAGCAAAggcacaccaccacccccacccacaatcAAAGTCCCAGGTTCAGCCTCTGCCCCAAGCAGAACCCCAGTCTCAGATCCAGGTCAAATTGacaacccagccccagcctcagccccatgTCCAACCTCAGCCCCTTgtccagcaccagccccagccccagttccagcctcaacctcagccccagttccagccccagccccagccgcaGCCCCAGTTCCAGGCCCAATTCCAGCCCCAGTTCCAGCCTcagtctcagccccagcctcagcccacaacacagctccagccccaaccccagttcCGGCCTCAGTCCCCATTTCAGCCTAAATCCCAGTCGGAACCAAGCCTACATCCCCCACCCATCCCCACATTCATGCAAACATCTAATGCACCTTTATTTACCACAGCCCCCACATCTTCACTGACCTCCATTCCTGTGACCAGACTACACACCACCGCTGCACCGCTAGTGAGCACTATGCCTGCACCACTTCAAAGCATCACATTTGCACCTCACTTGAACTCCGCCCCTGCTCCACCTAAGAGCACCCTGCCATCCCCACCCCTTCTGAAAACAGCTCCTCTCGTGacgtcccctccccctgcccctcaacTGACAACAACTCCTGCACACTacatgaacacaacacacacacaccccttgagTGTGGCAGCTGTTACCCAGATGACCACAATTCACGCATCTCATCTGAATCTAGCCCCTTCGTCCCTGCCTAGGACCCTACCCACCACCCCCCAGTTtagctccccctccaccccacatctGAGCACAGCCCCCGCAGCATCACTCAGCTCCATCCCTGCTTCTCTTAACAAAGTCCCCACCTCCCTTCAGGATACCTCCCCCTATCCCATGCTGAGAAGCACCCATGCTTCCCTAATGAACTTGGCCCCCACATCCCAGAGCTTCAACTACGCTAGGCCCAAGGAGTTCATCGCTGCCCAGAGCCTCTCTCCAGTCAGGAGTCCCCCTCCGACAGAGtcccctgttcccctgctcCATGAGCTTGCCGCTGAGCTCCTATCCTCCACAGCCAagtcccccacctccactcccttctcccccccgccCAGGGTCTTCCCCATCAGGGTGCTGAAgtcccccaccagccccaccagccccctcAGCTTCATGTCCTCTCCCACCCTGGTACCCGCAGCCTTCCTCAACTCTGTATTTGCTCTACGGTCACAGTCGCCCCCCCAGgcctcttcccccacctccagcagctccacccccagccccattcAGAACCCCGTAGCCTTCCTCAGTTCCGTCTTGCCCTCCCTGCACACTTCACAACCCACCAACTCCATGGGCCTGCCCAGAAGCGCTCCAGCAGG GCCTCCTCAAGGCATACTGAAGAAGGTGCCCAGGACTCGTTTATTGTCAAACGATGAAATTCGAGACAGCAGAGAGTCCCTCTTTCAAGATATAGAGAAAAAGCTTCAGTTCAAAGATGAAGCCACGCGTTTTGTACAACAG AAGCCGACTAATGAGGGGAAAACAGCAAGCAGACCCTTTGGACCAAACATTCCCGCTACTGTCTTTAACTATGATGAG GAGTACAAAGTGTCCAACTTTGAGCATAGACTGATGAGTGAGATAGAGTTCCGTCTGGAGCGTACgccagtggaggagtcagacgACGAGGTGCAACACGATGAGATCCCCACAGGGAAGTGCATCGCCCCCATATTTGACAAGAAGCTGAAGAACTTTAGGGCCATGGAGGGTGTCCCAGTCACGTTCTCATGTAAAGTCGTTGGCATCCCCATACCTAAG GTTTATTGGTTCAAGGACGGAAAGCAGATCCTGAGTAAAAATGATCACTTTAAGAAGatcagagagggggatggaaccTGTGCCCTCCACATAGAGACCACCATCAATGATGACGACGGCAACTACACTGTCATGGCAGCTAACCCCCAG GGACGAATCAGCTGTTCCGGTCACTTGATCGTCCAAACGGGTCCCGTACGAAACCGTCTGACACCCATGATTCACTCTCAGAG AGTACGGGCCCGtgtacaggaagtggaggagggtgagCAAACCCAGGAACGCTTTTTCCGACCTCACTTCCTCCAGGCTCCAGGAGATATGCTGGCCCATGAGGGCAAGCTGTGTAGGTTAGACTGTAAG GTGAGTGGTCTTCCAAACCCAGAGCTGATGTGGTTGATTAACGGAAGGCCCATCTATCCAGACTTCTACCACCGTATGCTGGTGAGGGAGAACGGTGTTCATTCACTGGTCATGGACCCCCTGACACAGAACGACGCAGGGACCTACACCTGCATCGCCAGCAACAAAGCGGGACAGAGCTCCTTCTGTCTGGAGCTAAAGGTTGTTG AAAAAGAAATGAAGCAACCACCCCAGTTTGTTGAGAAGCTCCAGAACACTGGTATCCCCGAGGGAACTCCAGTCAGACTGGAGTGCAGGGTGGTGGGCCTGCCCCCTCCTGTCATCTTCTGGAAGAAGGACAATGACAGCATCCCTAGCACAAAGGACAGAGTCAA CATGCACCAGGATGCCACTGGTTATGTTTGCCTTTTAATTCAACCAACCAGGAAAGAGGATGCTGGTTGGTACACGGTGTCAGCTAAAAACGAGGCTGGTATCGTATCATGCACAGCTAGGCTAGACATCTATGGTAAGTTTTAT CCCAGTGGCACCAGCAGGTCCCAGTGCTCATGA